One Candidatus Zixiibacteriota bacterium DNA window includes the following coding sequences:
- a CDS encoding Rho termination factor N-terminal domain-containing protein, with amino-acid sequence MELKDLQRMTLPKLRDLAKQETDLKGVGGMEKEELIEAIAKAKGIPLGETHKDISAIHAVKQDIRALKKRKEEMLASSPDREKLRAIRRKIKLLKRLTRNLAREAKSAAARKSTGAPQQAGA; translated from the coding sequence ATGGAGCTGAAGGACCTGCAGCGGATGACGTTGCCGAAGCTGCGCGATCTCGCCAAACAGGAGACCGATCTCAAGGGCGTCGGCGGGATGGAGAAGGAGGAGCTGATCGAGGCGATCGCCAAGGCCAAGGGCATCCCGCTGGGCGAGACCCACAAGGACATCAGCGCGATTCACGCCGTCAAGCAGGACATCCGGGCGTTGAAAAAGCGCAAGGAGGAAATGCTGGCGTCGTCGCCGGATCGGGAAAAGCTCAGGGCGATCCGTCGAAAGATCAAGCTCCTCAAGCGGTTGACTCGGAATCTCGCCCGGGAAGCCAAATCCGCGGCCGCCCGCAAGAGCACGGGAGCGCCGCAGCAGGCGGGCGCTTGA
- the nth gene encoding endonuclease III yields the protein MAAPRKIRPPSTAQKARVKQILARLERTHPDAKLDLEFKNPLELLVALILAAQARDDLVNQVTADLFRRYRTADDYARAPLEQLERDLQRINFYRNKARSIQNCCRELVERFNGKVPDRLEDLLSLPGVGRKTANILLGNAFHRPAIGVDTHVMRLSQRLGLTRHTDPDKIELDLVSLVPAPRRVRFCHLLQYHGRRVCTAQKPRCPQCSIRALCPYPGKTVA from the coding sequence ATGGCCGCGCCGCGCAAGATCCGTCCGCCTTCGACCGCGCAAAAGGCCCGCGTCAAGCAAATCCTCGCACGCCTCGAGCGCACCCACCCGGACGCCAAGCTCGACCTCGAGTTCAAAAATCCGCTCGAGCTCCTTGTCGCGTTGATCCTGGCGGCGCAGGCGCGCGACGATCTGGTCAACCAGGTCACGGCCGACCTGTTCCGGCGTTATCGCACGGCCGACGACTACGCCCGCGCCCCCCTGGAGCAGCTGGAACGGGACCTGCAAAGGATCAATTTCTATCGCAACAAGGCGCGGTCGATTCAGAACTGCTGCAGGGAGCTGGTCGAACGCTTCAACGGAAAGGTCCCCGACCGCCTCGAAGACCTGCTGTCGCTGCCCGGCGTGGGAAGAAAGACCGCGAACATCCTCCTCGGGAACGCGTTTCACCGTCCCGCCATCGGCGTGGACACTCACGTGATGCGCCTGTCGCAGCGGCTCGGGCTGACGCGCCATACGGACCCCGACAAGATCGAGCTCGATCTCGTTTCGCTGGTTCCCGCGCCCCGGCGGGTCCGCTTCTGTCATCTGCTGCAGTACCACGGGCGGAGGGTATGCACCGCCCAAAAACCGCGCTGCCCGCAATGCTCCATCCGCGCGCTCTGCCCTTACCCGGGAAAGACGGTCGCCTGA